The Luteolibacter flavescens genomic sequence GCGCCGTGGCGGACCGTCTCGGTGTCTCGCGCGTGCTCATCCCCGCCGACGCAGGCCTGCTCAGTGCGTGGGGTCTCGAGCGCGCGCGACGCCAGGAGCAGCGGGTGAAGCAGATACTGAAGCCGCTGGATCAGGTGCCGTCCCTGATGGAGGAATGGCACGCGCTCGCCGCCACGGTGTGCATTCCCGATGCGGATTTCCGCTGGATCGCGGATCTCAGGCTGGTCGGTCAGGACACCTTTCTCACGGTGGAGCCTGCAACTGCCGATTCATCCGCGGCCGAGATCATCGGAGATTTCGAGGGCGAGTATCGCAAGCTCTATGGCTACCCGCCTCCTGCGGGCCGCCCGGTGGAATTGGTCGCGCTGCGCGTCGCGGCTGAAGAAAAGTCCGGTGAGTCTTCCGCCGAAACTTTCAGCGATGATCTCCAGCCGGGTCCGCTGCTCCTGCAGGATCGCTTTTCCACCTGTGCCATCCCGGCGGGGTGGGGGATGCGCCGTGGCGACCATGGCACGCTGCTGTTAGAGAAGTCGCATGGGGAAGATCTGCCATCCATCGGGCAGTCGCTTTCGTCCGCGGTATCGGCGGGACTTTTCCGCAGCCGCTTCGAGGGCATCGTGACCTCGATGGGGGAAATGCTGCGGCGCACCGCGCTCTCGACGAATGTGAAAGAGCGGCTGGACTACTCCTGCGCGCTGCTCGATGGCAGCGGTCATCTCGTCGCCAGCGCACCGCATGTGCCGGTTCATCTTGGCGCGCTCGGGGTCTGCGTGCGTGAAGTTCTCCGCGTGATCGATCCCGGCCCCGGCGACGTGGTCATCACGAATCATCCCGGCTTCGGCGGGTCCCACCTTCCGGATGTTACGCTCATCGCGCCGGTCTTTGACGCCGCGGGAGAAAGGATCGCCTTTGTCGCGAACCGCGCCCATCACGCGGAAATCGGCGGCAAGGCCCCCGGCTCGATGCCAGCCGATGCGCGTTGCCTGGCGGAAGAGGGTGTGGTGATCGCCCCGCGTTTCTTGGTGAAAGGAGGCGAGACTCGCTTCGATGAGATCGGGACTTTGCTTCGCGATGCACCGTGGCCATCCCGCCGCATCTCCGACAATCTCGCCGACCTTGAAGCGCAACTCGCATCGATCCATCACGGCGTCCGCTCGCTGGAAGATCTCGCATCCGCACACGCGGGCAATGTCGTGCGGGATGAGCTGCGCGGTATCCTCGACCGCTCCGCCACACTGATGAGCGAGCGTTTGCAAGGTCTGTCGCTCGACCGGACCGTCACCTCGGCCTATGACGACGGCACCCCGCTGCAACTCCGCATCACGGCGGATAAAGGAAAGCTGGTGCTGGATTTCACCGGCACGGGCGACGTGCACCCTCGGAATCTGAATGCGACTCCCGCCATCGTTCGCAGCGCCGTTCTCTTCGCGCTACGCCTATGGCTTGGCGAGGACGTGCCGCTCAATGAAGGCCTGCTGGAGGCGGTGGAGACCATCATTCCCCGGGGCATCCTGTCACCGGACTTCGGCGATGATCCCGCGAAGGCTCCCGCGGTGGTCGGAGGAAATGTGGAAACCAGCCAGCGTCTCACGGAGCTGCTGCTGGAGGCTCTGGACCTGGCGGCGAATGGCCCGGGAACGATGAACAACTTCCTCTTTGGCGACGAGCGCTTCGGTTACTACGAAACTCTCGCGGGCGGCTCTGGCGCGGGGCCGGGGCATGTGGGGAATTCCGGTCGCCACGTCCACATGACGAATACCGCGATCACCGATCCCGAGGTGATGGAGCACCGCTTTCCCGTCCGCCTGTGGCGTTACGAGGTGCGCCGGGATTCCGGAGGCCACGGAAAAAATCGCGGTGGCGACGGCGTGATCCGCGAGGTCCAGTTTCTTAAGCCGCTGGTGATTTCCTTCCTCACCGAGCGCCGGGTGGCTGGCCCGCGGGGGATCCATGGCGGCTCGGACGGCTCGCCCGGCAGCCAGGTGCGGATCCATCCGGACGGGTCGCGGGAAAGCCTGCCGGGTGCCGTGACCTATCAGGCTGCTGCGGGGGAACGCGTGGTTATCGAGACGCCCGGTGGCGGCGGATTCGGGGAAGCATAGCCCGGAAAGGATTCGCGGCGGCATCGGCCCCCCAGCCGATGCCGCCGCGTTCTGTCCCACCGGATTGCCACCACCAGCCATTGGAAGCCTCCACTATAGGCCTCACCCGGGAAGCAATCCGGAAGTATTCACCCAACTATCTTACTATACTATCACACACACAAATCATCCTGGAGACTGCCGGAGGTCCCCCCGGAACTCCGGAAGACCGGAATTCCAAATTCTCCAACAGTCGAGGATTGGAACGAAGCGACCCGATGGGCCCCTCGATGTAGTCGCTCACCTGGCGACTGCCGTCACCTCTCTCCGGGCTGTTCCAAGCTTTCACACTGCCAGAGGAAGTCCGGCGGGCGGATGCAAGAGCTGTCGGGGAGTGGGGCAAGCAGCGCTTCATGAGACTGCCCCAGCTTTGTCCGTTTTTCCCCTTTATCAACCACCCGTGATAACCAATTTCTTATCGGTGGATAACAGTATGAAGTGCAACAAGCCCATCTTGCAACATTTTCAGTTGCTAAATGCCATGCAAGATTTGCAAATGTTGATCTTCAGCCGATTTAGTGAGCTGCGAGCCAGTTGGGACCTGTGCCGTGCTCCACAAGAATCGGTACGTCACCCGGTAATGGCAACGCGGTTTCCATTTCGTGAAGCAGCTTTGGAACCAACTTTTCCTGCTCTTTGACAGAAAGGTCAAAGACAAGTTCGTCGTGGACTTGTAACAACATCGCCGTCTCGTGAGATCCTTCACGTAGCAAGGAATCGATGCGGATCATGGCCAGTTTGATCATGTCTGCGGCGGTTCCTTGGATTGGCGTATTGATCGCCGCACGCTCGGCATTTCCGCGGATGGTCTGGTTCGCCGACGTGAGGTCGGGGAAGTAGCGCCGGCGTCCGCTGAGGGTCTCGACGTAGCCCTTTTCCCGTGCCTCGGTGATGGTGCGATCCATGAACTCCTTGATCGCGGGGTACTCCTTGAAATAGTTGTTGATGATGTCTGCCGCCTCACCGCGGGGGATGCCCAGCCGCTGGCTCAGGCCGAAGGCGGAGATGCCATAGATGATGCCGAAGTTCACCATCTTCGCGCCGCTGCGTTGCTCGCGGGTGACGTCGCTTTCGACCACGCCCCACACCTTCGCCGCGGTGGCGGTGTGGATGTCGCGGTTCTCGCGGAAGGCCTCGATCATCGAGGTGTCATTCGCCAGTGCGGCCATCACGCGGAGTTCGATCTGCGAGTAGTCGCAGGAAAGCAGCGTGAAGCCCTCGCGCGGGACGAAGGCCTTGCGGATCTGCCGGCCGAGCGCGGAGCGGATGGGGATGTTCTGGAGATTCGGGTCCGTGGAGGCGAGGCGCCCGGTGGCGGCGACGAGCTGGTGGAACTGTGTGTGGATCCGCCCGGTCTTTGGCACGATGTGGCCTGGCAGCGCGTCGAGGTAGGTGCCCTTCAGCTTCGTCGCCTCGCGGTATTCCAGGATCTCGTCGATGATCGGGTGCTTGCCCGCCAGCGACGTGAGCGTGGCCTCGTCGGTCTTGAATTGGCCGGTCTTGGTCTTCTTCGCCTTGTCCGCGAGGCCCAGGTCATTGAAGAGAATCTCCCCGAGTTGCTTCGGCGAGTTCAGGTTGAAGGGCTTGCCCGCGTGCGTGGCGATCGTGCGTGAAAGCTCGTCGATCCTTTGCTGGAGCTGGCTGCCGATCTCCACGAGTGCTCCGGGATCGATCGCGATGCCTTCCATTTCCATCCGGACCAGCACCGGCAGCAGCGGACACTCGATCTCGCGGAAGACGTGCTCCTGCCCGTCTAACAGAGGCGCAAGCTTCCCCGCGATCTGCCAGGTCACGTCCGCATCCTCCGCGGCGTATTCCGCCAGCGTGGCCAGCGGGATCGCGGCGATATCCAGCTCCTTCGAGGCCTTCTTCGTCTCCGCGAATGCAAAGAGATCATCGCTTGCCCCGGCCGCAGGCGCGGCGCTGGCGATGTCCGCGAGCTTCACCGGCGTGTAGCCCAGCATGGTCTCGCTCACATAGTCCATCGTGTGGCGCTGGTCCGGGAAGACGAGGCCATGGGCGAGCATGGTGTCGAAGATCGGCCCGCCCACCTCGACGCCGTGCTGGTGTAGCACGGACAGATCGTATTTGAGATTGTGGCCGATCTTCGTCGCGGAGGACGACAGGGCCTTCGTCAGCTCTGGCAGCAGGGCTTCCGAGTAGGGCAGATACCATCCCTCGTGATCGTGCCATGAGAAGGCGACGCCGAGCAGCTTCGCCTCGAAACGGTCGAGCGAGGTGGTCTCGATGTCGAAGCAGAAGCGCTCCTGTTTCGAGAGCTGCTCGAAAAGCTCCGCCTGTTTCTCCGGGCTATCGGCGAGATGGTAGGTGTGCGGCACCTCGCCGATGGTCTTGAGATGCGCGAAGACGGGCGCGGCTGCCTGCTCCGCCGACTCGGTCGTGGTCTCGGAAGAGCTTCCCGTGTCGCCAAAAAGCCGCTTAGTGAGCGAGCGGAATTCGAACTCGGTGAAGAGTGCCTTCACCGCTTCATCATCGCGTGGCGAAAGCGCGAGATCTGCCCACGTCACCTCGATGGGCGCATCGATGATGATGGTGGCGAGATCCTTCGAAAGCAGTGCCTGCTCGGAGAAGGTCGTCAGGTTTTCCTTCTGCTTGCCCTTCAGCGAGGCGAGATTCTGGAGCAGGTTTTCCACCGAGCCGAAGTCGGCGATGAGCTTCTGCGCGGTCTTCGGGCCGATGCCGGGCACGCCGGGGATATTGTCCACTGCATCGCCCATCAGGCCCAGCAGGTCGATGATCTGGTGCGGGTCCTTCACGCCCCAGATTTCCGGGAGCTTCTCGACGCTGATCACCTCGTGCTCGGCACCCTTTTTCCCGGGCTTCCACATGAAGGTGCGCTCGTCGAGGAGCTGGGCGAAGTCCTTGTCCGGCGTGACCATGTAGGTCTCGATGCCCTCGGCCGATGCCCGCTTGGCCAGCGTGCCGATCAGGTCGTCCGCCTCGTAGCCATCGATTTCCAGCAGCGGCAGGTGAAAGGCGCGGCACAGGCGCTTCACGTTCGGGATGGCAGCGGCGAGTTCCTCGGGCATTTCGTCGCGCTGGGCCTTGTAGGCGGGGAATTTCTCGTGGCGCGGGGTGGGCGCGGAGGTGTCCCAGGCGACTCCCAGGTGGGTCGGCTTTTCCTTTTCCAGGATTGTCAGCAGGGTATTGATGAATCCGTAGAGCGCCGAGGTATTGACACCCTTGGAGTTACGGATGGGGTTCTGGATGAAGGCGAAGTGCGCGCGATAGACGAGCGCCATCCCATCCAGCAGGAAAAGTCGCGACATGGGCGGAGGCTAGGGGGCCTCGCGGTGGGCCGGAAGCGCAAAGGGAGACGCGGGCGGAGTGGAAATCGATCCGCGGCGTGAACGGTGAAATTTCTCGTCAAAAGGGGGCTCGAATCCTACGTATCCGCAGTCACATGAACGTTGTTTTCCCGATCTTTTGTGTCTTGGCAGCCGGTGCCGCGGGCTACTTTCTGGAGCCGACGCTGCGCCCGACGCTGACCGGTAAGACGACCTACGCGATCGTGAAGCTGGAGCAGCCCGACGAGGAAGAGGCTCCGGATCAGCAGGATACCCCACCGGCTCCCGCGCCGAAGGTCGATCCGGCTCCGAAGCCGGAGCCTGCCCCCGCGCCAAAACCGGAGCCCGATCCCGAACCAGCACCGGCTCCCGAGCCTGCCCCGGAGCCTGCGCCTACCATCATCCCGGCACCTGAGCCGCCAGCCCCGATGCCGGAGCCTGCAGCTCCGGTCACGCCACCTGCCACCGCGGGTGGGGGCGCTGCTTCCGGTGACATCGTCAAGCTGATGCAGGATAGCATCAAGGATGGCGACGTGAAGGAATTCACCTTCGAGCAAGTGCTCGGCTGGAAAGCCGGCGAGGAGGAGGAAGTGGACGGCACCAAGTACCAGACCGGACAGGCCGCCTACAAGGCCGAGACCATCTTCGGCGTGAAGACCATCCAAGCCAAGGCCCTGATCAAGGATGGCAGGGTCGTCAAATGGATCTGGCCGAACAGCGGCATGGAGATCAAATGAGGCACCCGCGCCTCCGGCACGCTTCACGCGAACTTTGAACAAAAACGGCGGCCATCAGGCCGCCGTTTTTCTTGGGTAGATCGAGGCGATTCGCCGCGGGCATCACGCCAGATAGCGCAGCCGCAGGTGCTCCAGATGCGCCTCCGGCGAGGGTGCCTTGCCCGTGGCCTGACTGATGATTTCCGCCGGAGTGAGGACGGCCCCCTTTGCGTGGACCTTGTCGCGCAGCCACGTCAGCAGCGGGGCATACTCGGCTTTCGCGATCGCGGAGGAAATCGTGGCGTCCGCATTCGCGGCGGCGAAGAGCTGGGCGGCATTCAGGTTTCCGAGCGTGTAGGTCGGGAAGTACCCGAGGCCTCCCATGGACCAGTGGATGTCCTGCAGGCAGCCATGGGCATCGTCCGGCGGCGTCATGCCAAAGAGATCACGGAAGCTCTCGTTCCAAGCGGCGGGCACGTCCTTCACCGAGAGTTCGCCCGAGACCAGTCGGCGCTCCAGACCGAAGCGCAGCAGGATATGCAGGTCGTAGGTGGCCTCATCCGCCTCGACGCGGATGTAGGAGAAGGCGGCGCGGTGGATCGCGGCGAGGAAGTCATCGAGCGATGTCCCGGCGAGTTGCGGGAAATGCTGGGCAGCGACCGGCAGCCACTTTTCCCAGAAGGGTCGCGAGCGGCCGACGTGGTTTTCCCACAGGCGCGACTGCGACTCGTGGATGCCGAGCGACGCGGCTTCTCCGGAAGGCAGTCCGACCTCCTTCGCGGGCAGGCCCTGCTCGTAGAGTCCGTGACCGGCCTCGTGCATCACGCCGAAGAGCGAGGAGGTGAAATCGCTCTCGTCATACCGGGTCGTCAGGCGGATGTCCCGCGGGCCGAGCGTGGTGCAGAAGGGATGCGCCGTGGTGTCGATGCGTCCGGCCTTGAAATCGAAGCCGAGCGATTCCGCGACCACCGCGTTGAATTTCTGCTGCGCCTCGATCGGGTAGATACCGCCGGGCAGCGTGGCATTGCGGCTGTCGGAGCGGGCCACCGCGGCCGCGGCGACTTCACGAAGCTGTGGCTTCAGCGCGTCGAAAAGGGATGCGATACCGGCTGCGGTTGCACCGCGTTCGTAGGTGTCGAGCAGCGCGTCGTAGGCCTCGGCCTCGTAGCCCCAGCGGTCCGCCTTCTCGCGGGCGATGGCGAGCAGGGTTTCGAGATGCGGGGCGAAGGTCGCGAAGTCGGAGCGTTTGCGGGCATCGGCCCACGCCTGCTTGCCGAGGGAGGAAGCCTGGGCTTCGCGGGCGACGAGTTCGCCGGGGAGCTTCGTCGCGCGGTCGTAGTCGCGGCGCATCGCGGCGGTCAATGCCGGGGCGGTGCCATCGGCTTCCGCGGCGGCGAGGGCGTCACCCCATGCGGAAGACGTGCCGAGTTCGTGGGCGCGCTCGGAGAGCCAGGCAATCTGGTCGGCGCGCCATTCGTGGCCATCGTCCGGCAGATAGGTTTCCTGATCCCACCC encodes the following:
- a CDS encoding hydantoinase B/oxoprolinase family protein, with the protein product MQWRIRVDTGGTFTDAWAVGPDGGERRAKILSDGTLRCRLVAQDGEWWLTDSELSLSDGTLAGWSGASVSVLDSRDGARRLKLEGSTTDLVAGGILELSCGDEAPVAAARLLTGTPAVVPLPPVDFRVATTRGTNALLERKGAPVLFIVTRGFGDLLEIRDQRRELLFSLAQPQRRPLASAVCECGGRLDASGNEIEALDPEEIREAVKAARAQGIATAAVALLHSWANPEHERRIGTMLREEGFTHVCLSSEVAPMIRLLPRAETAVTDAYLAPVMDHFVRRVAGPLGAEPWLMTSAGGLVPASDFRPKDSLLSGPAGGLVGAAELARRAGFPRVLTFDMGGTSTDVARIDGPFTWRQEQEIGAARVFAPALKIETVAAGGGSICQWRNGRLEVGPESAGANPGPACYGRGGPLTLTDVNLLLGLKDPAKAGIPLDRAAAELRLDELLSELRGSGETMDADGLLAGLRDIAVETMAEAIRGVSVREGCDPQDFALLAFGGAGPQHACAVADRLGVSRVLIPADAGLLSAWGLERARRQEQRVKQILKPLDQVPSLMEEWHALAATVCIPDADFRWIADLRLVGQDTFLTVEPATADSSAAEIIGDFEGEYRKLYGYPPPAGRPVELVALRVAAEEKSGESSAETFSDDLQPGPLLLQDRFSTCAIPAGWGMRRGDHGTLLLEKSHGEDLPSIGQSLSSAVSAGLFRSRFEGIVTSMGEMLRRTALSTNVKERLDYSCALLDGSGHLVASAPHVPVHLGALGVCVREVLRVIDPGPGDVVITNHPGFGGSHLPDVTLIAPVFDAAGERIAFVANRAHHAEIGGKAPGSMPADARCLAEEGVVIAPRFLVKGGETRFDEIGTLLRDAPWPSRRISDNLADLEAQLASIHHGVRSLEDLASAHAGNVVRDELRGILDRSATLMSERLQGLSLDRTVTSAYDDGTPLQLRITADKGKLVLDFTGTGDVHPRNLNATPAIVRSAVLFALRLWLGEDVPLNEGLLEAVETIIPRGILSPDFGDDPAKAPAVVGGNVETSQRLTELLLEALDLAANGPGTMNNFLFGDERFGYYETLAGGSGAGPGHVGNSGRHVHMTNTAITDPEVMEHRFPVRLWRYEVRRDSGGHGKNRGGDGVIREVQFLKPLVISFLTERRVAGPRGIHGGSDGSPGSQVRIHPDGSRESLPGAVTYQAAAGERVVIETPGGGGFGEA
- the polA gene encoding DNA polymerase I, which codes for MSRLFLLDGMALVYRAHFAFIQNPIRNSKGVNTSALYGFINTLLTILEKEKPTHLGVAWDTSAPTPRHEKFPAYKAQRDEMPEELAAAIPNVKRLCRAFHLPLLEIDGYEADDLIGTLAKRASAEGIETYMVTPDKDFAQLLDERTFMWKPGKKGAEHEVISVEKLPEIWGVKDPHQIIDLLGLMGDAVDNIPGVPGIGPKTAQKLIADFGSVENLLQNLASLKGKQKENLTTFSEQALLSKDLATIIIDAPIEVTWADLALSPRDDEAVKALFTEFEFRSLTKRLFGDTGSSSETTTESAEQAAAPVFAHLKTIGEVPHTYHLADSPEKQAELFEQLSKQERFCFDIETTSLDRFEAKLLGVAFSWHDHEGWYLPYSEALLPELTKALSSSATKIGHNLKYDLSVLHQHGVEVGGPIFDTMLAHGLVFPDQRHTMDYVSETMLGYTPVKLADIASAAPAAGASDDLFAFAETKKASKELDIAAIPLATLAEYAAEDADVTWQIAGKLAPLLDGQEHVFREIECPLLPVLVRMEMEGIAIDPGALVEIGSQLQQRIDELSRTIATHAGKPFNLNSPKQLGEILFNDLGLADKAKKTKTGQFKTDEATLTSLAGKHPIIDEILEYREATKLKGTYLDALPGHIVPKTGRIHTQFHQLVAATGRLASTDPNLQNIPIRSALGRQIRKAFVPREGFTLLSCDYSQIELRVMAALANDTSMIEAFRENRDIHTATAAKVWGVVESDVTREQRSGAKMVNFGIIYGISAFGLSQRLGIPRGEAADIINNYFKEYPAIKEFMDRTITEAREKGYVETLSGRRRYFPDLTSANQTIRGNAERAAINTPIQGTAADMIKLAMIRIDSLLREGSHETAMLLQVHDELVFDLSVKEQEKLVPKLLHEMETALPLPGDVPILVEHGTGPNWLAAH
- a CDS encoding carboxypeptidase M32, coding for MSTALDRLRSLAREKAVVATSAATIGWDQETYLPDDGHEWRADQIAWLSERAHELGTSSAWGDALAAAEADGTAPALTAAMRRDYDRATKLPGELVAREAQASSLGKQAWADARKRSDFATFAPHLETLLAIAREKADRWGYEAEAYDALLDTYERGATAAGIASLFDALKPQLREVAAAAVARSDSRNATLPGGIYPIEAQQKFNAVVAESLGFDFKAGRIDTTAHPFCTTLGPRDIRLTTRYDESDFTSSLFGVMHEAGHGLYEQGLPAKEVGLPSGEAASLGIHESQSRLWENHVGRSRPFWEKWLPVAAQHFPQLAGTSLDDFLAAIHRAAFSYIRVEADEATYDLHILLRFGLERRLVSGELSVKDVPAAWNESFRDLFGMTPPDDAHGCLQDIHWSMGGLGYFPTYTLGNLNAAQLFAAANADATISSAIAKAEYAPLLTWLRDKVHAKGAVLTPAEIISQATGKAPSPEAHLEHLRLRYLA